The genomic interval AGATGGCGGCCATACTAGCAGAGTCAACAGGGTCGAAGCTTGTAGTTATCGGCAGGGAGGACTGGGGGCTCAGTAGGCAAGAGCTATCACTATGCGACCTGATAGTCCACATAGAGGCGAACCCGGCTTATCCGTCCCTAAACGCATCGCATGCAGCAATCATTCTGTTCTACGAGATATACAACAAGTACCACTTGTACGAGCCGAGGATAGAGAGGCCCCCGAGAACCGAGGTGGAAGCCTTCTTCAGGTACCTAGACAGGCTTGCAGAGACCTTGGGGTACCAGGAAACAGAGAGAGAAAGACTCGCCTTAACAATCAAGCGATTAATAAACGAGACGAGATTTACAAAAAGGGATCTACGTGCGCTCTTCGGCATAGTCAGGGACAGCCTCAACGCCATCGAAAAAAGTGAGAAACAGGAGAAAAACACGCCAAGCAAATAAAACTAGAAAGGGTCCTTGAAAATCAAAGAAAATCCTGGTGCCCCGGCCGGGATTTGAACCCGGGATCCTTGGCTCGAAAGGCCAATATCCTGTCGGCCGTGCAGGCTGACCGGGCTAGACGACCGGGGCTTCAAGTAGGAGAGGCAAAAAATAAAATGAACCTAAGATTTAAAAACTTTTCATTTGGCCTATGACAAGAACTTGTCTCTACAGGTCTTCTAGGGGTGACGGGAACAACGTATAACTACTGTATTTTAAATGTACAATGAACGTGCCCAAGTTTTTGTGTAAGTTTTTCTATAATGTATGGTCTGCTTCTACTGGATCTATTGGAGTATACGATGTCTGTGGAGGAAATATTTGAACAGTACCTGGGGTCAAAGATTTATCGGGACCGCGAGAAACTGTTGCCTGACTACGTGCCCGGGGAGCTCCCGCACAGGGACGAACAGATAAGGCAACTAGCAGTTACTCTTGCGCCTGCTCTTAGCGGTAGCAGGCCTTCTAACGTCTTTATATATGGCTTGACTGGAACCGGCAAAACCGCTGTGACAAAGTACGTCCTCAGGAAGCTGATGGAGAAGGGTAACGGCAGGATAGAATATGTATATGTAAACTGCAGGCAAAACAACACCAGTTACCGGGTGCTCGCCGAGCTCGGAAAGTTTCTCGGTATAAAGATTCCCTTTACTGGTCTGGCTCTGGGAGAAGTAATGAAGAGGATTATTCATGGACTAGAAAGGAAGTCTAGGATACTCATAGTGGTGCTGGACGAGGTAGACAACCTGGTAAAGAGGAACGGCGACGATGTCCTATACTTCTTGACCCGTATAAATGAGCAGCTCTCAAACGCTAAGGTAAGCGTTATAGGTATAACAAACGACCTCAAGTTCACCGAGTTCTTGGATGCTAGAGTCAAGAGTAGCCTGGGCGAGGAGGAGCTAGTTTTTCCGCCCTACAACGCGGTACAGCTTGAAGATATCTTGAGGCAGAGGGCAAAAGAGGCATTTAACGAGGGGGCTATAAGCGACATCGTGATAAAGAAGGTCGCGGCAATAGCTGCACGGCAGAACGGGGACTGCAGGCTCGCCCTGGACATACTTTTAAAGGCTGCCGACATAGCAGAGAGAGAGCGGGCGAGCCAGGTCACAGAGGCACATGTAGAGAAAGCACGCAACGAAATTGAGAAAAATCTCACGGTGGACACGATCAAGACTATGCCGTTGCATGTCAAAATGGTCTTGGCGGCTGTGTATCTTCTCTCAAGGGACGGGTCTACAAAAACGATAACAACTGGACTTGTCTATGACAAGTACAAGGAGCTAGCCGCAAAGATAGGTATAGAACCTGTCACAAGCAGGAGAATAACAGACATACTGAATGAGCTTGACATGTCCGGGATAATCAATGCACGTGTAATCAGCCTTGGACGCTACGGGAGGACTAAAGTCATAGAGATAGGTGTACCTCTAAAAAACGTGGAGGAAGGGCTGTCCTCAGACATACTCCTAAAGGCGGCCATAGAAGAAGCCTAGTCCCTAGAATTAGAGATAAAGAAGAGACATAGCTACTTACAGCTCTCTTGTCTTTTGATCTCTCTAAGATATTTTATTCTTGGTTATGTCAGGTCTCCGCAGGTACAGAATATTTCGTGGATCATGTCGTAGAGTTTTTCGAGGCCCTCCCATGTGAGAGAGGAAACAATGGGTATCCTCGTGGCGAACCTGTACTCCTCAAGTATCTGTATCATTTTTTCGGAGATTTCTCC from Thermofilum adornatum carries:
- a CDS encoding RNA methyltransferase, yielding MENASNQKRVPPCERISREVSVAFVQPLYEQNIGYMARAMKNFCLEKLYLVSPRCTLGLESRKYAMHAADIVENAVIVEKFEELVGKHDIVACSTGVKGEEPLRRHVSPAEMAAILAESTGSKLVVIGREDWGLSRQELSLCDLIVHIEANPAYPSLNASHAAIILFYEIYNKYHLYEPRIERPPRTEVEAFFRYLDRLAETLGYQETERERLALTIKRLINETRFTKRDLRALFGIVRDSLNAIEKSEKQEKNTPSK
- a CDS encoding Cdc6/Cdc18 family protein, which codes for MSVEEIFEQYLGSKIYRDREKLLPDYVPGELPHRDEQIRQLAVTLAPALSGSRPSNVFIYGLTGTGKTAVTKYVLRKLMEKGNGRIEYVYVNCRQNNTSYRVLAELGKFLGIKIPFTGLALGEVMKRIIHGLERKSRILIVVLDEVDNLVKRNGDDVLYFLTRINEQLSNAKVSVIGITNDLKFTEFLDARVKSSLGEEELVFPPYNAVQLEDILRQRAKEAFNEGAISDIVIKKVAAIAARQNGDCRLALDILLKAADIAERERASQVTEAHVEKARNEIEKNLTVDTIKTMPLHVKMVLAAVYLLSRDGSTKTITTGLVYDKYKELAAKIGIEPVTSRRITDILNELDMSGIINARVISLGRYGRTKVIEIGVPLKNVEEGLSSDILLKAAIEEA